The Garra rufa unplaced genomic scaffold, GarRuf1.0 hap1_unplaced_449, whole genome shotgun sequence genome has a segment encoding these proteins:
- the LOC141317192 gene encoding radial spoke head protein 3 homolog → MATSLQTQNETQSGVYTFSSRPRAVPNRPKYRQAAPLLNEEQNSYGNIMYDRRVVRGNTYAQHILPITSQSDPVEFLRQQEARKRALSRKRLKEQFGSKTPEPLEGRKNMDVQTEMYLEELCDHIEDVNVECQTDMFLDKPATPLFIPAKTGRDAATQIEEGELFDFDVEVQPVLQVLVGKTIEQALLEVLEEEELANLRAQQQVFKEIRDTELVEVQRLEERERRLRVEK, encoded by the exons ATGGCAACTAGTTTACAGACTCAGAACGAGACGCAAAGCGGAGTTTATACATTTTCCAGCCGTCCGCGTGCGGTACCCAACCGCCCCAAATACAGACAAGCCGCTCCGCTGCT AAATGAGGAACAGAACAGTTACGGAAACATCATGTATGACAGACGTGTTGTCAGAGGAAATACATATGCTCAACATATCCTACCCATT aCATCTCAGTCTGATCCAGTGGAGTTTCTCAGACAGCAAGAGGCCAGAAAAAGAGCTTTGTCCAGAAAACGGCTGAAGGAGCAGTTTGGCTCGAAAACACCAGAACCACTAGAGGGCAGAAAGAACATGGATGTGCAGACAG AGATGTATCTGGAAGAGTTGTGCGATCACATAGAAGATGTCAATGTGGAATGCCAAACAGACATGTTCCTGGACAAACCAGCAACTCCCCTCTTCATCCCAGCCAAAACTGGACGAGATGCAGCCACACAGATAGAAGAAGGAGAG cTGTTTGACTTTGATGTGGAGGTCCAGCCCGTTTTGCAGGTATTAGTGGGCAAGACAATCGAGCAGGCATTGCTGGAAGTGCTTGAGGAGGAGGAGCTGGCCAACCTGAGGGCTCAGCAGCAGGTATTCAAGGAGATCCGTGACACTGAGCTGGTGGAGGTACAGAGGCTGGAGGAGAGGGAACGGCGCCTCCGTGTGGAGAAG